From the Candidatus Binatia bacterium genome, the window GGGTCAACAGTCCGGTGCGCGCGTGGAATGCCGTGGGCGGCGCGCCGCGCTTTATCGCGCGCGGCGGCGGCGCCCGGATCACCGATGTCGACGGCAGGGAGTACATCGACTTCGTTTGTTCTTGGGGTCCATTGATTCTCGGGCACGCGCATCCCAAAGTTACCACGGCCATCGAACAGGCTCTGGCAAGCGGCACGAGCTTTGGCGCGCCGACGGAGCGGGAGATCGAGCTCGCCGAATCCGTCGCGGAGCAATTTCCGTCGATCGAGAAGTTGAGGCTGGTCAACTCGGGCACCGAAGCGACGATGAGCGCGCTTCGGCTGGCGCGCGGCTTTACGCGACGGACCCGGATCGTCAAGTTCGACGGTTGCTATCACGGCCACGTGGACGCGCTCCTTGCCCGCGCGGGCTCCGGCGTCGCGAGCTTTTCTCTTCCCGACAGCGCTGGCGTGCCGCCGGCTTTCGCGGCGGAGACAAGCGTCGCTGAGTTCAACGATATCGAAGGATTAGAGTCCCTGTTCACGCAATATCCGGAAACTATTGCCGCCGTGATCGTCGAGCCGATCTGCGGCAATATGGGGGTGATTTCGCCGCTTTCGGGCTTTCTCGAAAAACTCGCCGCCCTGACGCGAAAACATGGCGCGCTGCTGATCTTCGACGAGGTCATCACCGGGTTTCGCGTTTCTCCCGGAGGGGCGCAAGAATTGTTCAATATACGGCCGGATCTCACGTGTCTGGGCAAAATACTCGGGGGCGGCCTGCCGTTGGGCGCTTTCGGCGGGAGGGCCGAGATCATGGATTTGCTTGCGCCGGAAGGTCCGGTTTATCAAGCGGGCACGTTTTCCGGCAATCCGCTGGCGGTTGCCGCCGGCCTCGCCGCGCTGAAAGAGTTGTCGCGGACGGGAGTGTACGAAAAGCTGGATAAGGGCGGAGGAAAACTTCAAGAAGGCTTCGAGACTGTGCTGGCTGCCCATCGAATTCCCGCCGTGATCAATCGCCAAGGTTCCATGCTGACGCTCTTCTTTGGTGTAGACCGTGTGCGCAACGCCGAAGAGGCGCGCCACGCGGACAAAGAGCGCTTCGCGCGGTTTTTTCACGGCATGCTCGATCGCGGCGTGTATTGGCCGCCGTCGCAGTTTGAGGCGGCGCTTGTTTCTCTTGCGCACAAATTGGCAGACATTGACAAAACCGTGCAGGCCTTCGATGCTTGGGCGCGCGAGGAGGCGAAAGGTTGAACTGTGAGCGGACGCATGATAAACGTTCACGCGAAGTGAGGAGAGCGGTTGACCGGGAGCCAGGAAGATTAATCTTTCCTACGCCAAGATTGCAAAATACCTCGCGATCGGTCTCGAGATCCCCAGCACAATAGTGGGTTCGCTTATCGTAGGTTACCTGGTTGACCGGCAGTTCGGCACGTCGCCTTGGATTACAGTCGGCGCGGCGGTCTTAGGATTTTTCGGAGCGGTTTATCGACTGATGCAATATCTAAAATATTTTTCCGCCGGCAAGCATGAAGAGTAAGGCTTTAATAGCAACGGTTGTTCGGATCGAGTTACTGCAATTACTTTTAATCGCTGGTTTATGGCTCGCGTTCGTGCCGGCGCGTCTGGTGCAGCCCGGCGCTCTTTTTGCCGGTGCCGTCTTCATGGGGATGAATTTTTTACTCTTAAGCTGCGGGATAAAATGGGTCCTGACTCCGTTTGCCGGCAAAGGGCGAGTGCGAGCCGGGGTTTTCCTTTTGATTCTCAAGACCGGACTCTTTCTGGGTTTGGTTTCAGCTTTGCTTTTGCGGATCCACGTGGATCCGCTGTCGTTTACGATCGGGTTTTCGTCTCTGCTGATCGCCATTGTGGTGGAAAGACTCTGGACCGTTTCGTCGGTAGGTGCATAGATGGAACATCCGTTTACCTGGTATTCGAGTTTACATCCGTTCCTGCCGTATCCGCTTAGTCTTCTCGGCGAACCTAATTTTACCGCTCTCCTCGTCATGCTGTTGTTAGTAGCGCTGGCGCTTCGTTTCAAGGGGGCGCTTCGGAAAGCCAAAGATCCCGTGGTCCCCGAAGATCGCCTCAGCGTGAGGAACGTGATGGAAGTCCTGATCGAGATCGTCGCCGGACTGAGCGACAGCATTATCGGCAAGAAGGGTCGCAAGTACGTGCCTCTTTTCGGCAGCCTCTTCCTGTTTATCCTTCTCGCCAATTTTTTAGGCTTGGTGCCGGGTTTTACGCCCCCGACGAGCAGTTTTTTTAGCAACCTAGGAATGGGGTTGGTGGTCTTCGTCGCCTACCATTATTTCGGCGTTCGCGAGCACGGCGGGCGCTACTTCAAGCAGTTTATGGGTCCCATGCTGCTGCTGGCGCCTTTATTTATCTTGATAGAATTCTTCTCCCACGTATTCCGGCCGATTTCTCTCTCGATTCGTCTGTTCGGCAACATGTTCGGCGATCACCTGGTGCTGGAGATTTTCAGCGACTTAACCAAAGTCGTGATCCCGGTGGCTTTTTACATTTTAGGTTCTTTAGTATCGGTGATCCAGGCTGTGGTTTTCACCATACTCAGCGTGATTTATATCGCCATGGCGATCAGCCATGAGCATTGAGCGGACGGCTCCGATGGCGAGGATGAAGAAAGAGGAGGTGGGAGCGTGGGTCCGCTAGAAAGGAGGTAGGGAATGAAGAAGCTCCTGTTGGTTCTGGGCCTGCTGGCCCTGGCTTTATCGCACTCGGGGGTGGCCGCGGCTGCGGCTGAAGCGGGTGAAAGCGGGGTCGTAGCGAAGGCCGGACTCGCTATTGCTGCTGGTCTCGCCATTGGCCTCGGTGCTTTCGGCGCG encodes:
- the hemL gene encoding glutamate-1-semialdehyde 2,1-aminomutase, which gives rise to MSADRSGALFERARRKIPGGVNSPVRAWNAVGGAPRFIARGGGARITDVDGREYIDFVCSWGPLILGHAHPKVTTAIEQALASGTSFGAPTEREIELAESVAEQFPSIEKLRLVNSGTEATMSALRLARGFTRRTRIVKFDGCYHGHVDALLARAGSGVASFSLPDSAGVPPAFAAETSVAEFNDIEGLESLFTQYPETIAAVIVEPICGNMGVISPLSGFLEKLAALTRKHGALLIFDEVITGFRVSPGGAQELFNIRPDLTCLGKILGGGLPLGAFGGRAEIMDLLAPEGPVYQAGTFSGNPLAVAAGLAALKELSRTGVYEKLDKGGGKLQEGFETVLAAHRIPAVINRQGSMLTLFFGVDRVRNAEEARHADKERFARFFHGMLDRGVYWPPSQFEAALVSLAHKLADIDKTVQAFDAWAREEAKG
- a CDS encoding AtpZ/AtpI family protein — protein: MAKYLAIGLEIPSTIVGSLIVGYLVDRQFGTSPWITVGAAVLGFFGAVYRLMQYLKYFSAGKHEE
- the atpB gene encoding F0F1 ATP synthase subunit A → MEHPFTWYSSLHPFLPYPLSLLGEPNFTALLVMLLLVALALRFKGALRKAKDPVVPEDRLSVRNVMEVLIEIVAGLSDSIIGKKGRKYVPLFGSLFLFILLANFLGLVPGFTPPTSSFFSNLGMGLVVFVAYHYFGVREHGGRYFKQFMGPMLLLAPLFILIEFFSHVFRPISLSIRLFGNMFGDHLVLEIFSDLTKVVIPVAFYILGSLVSVIQAVVFTILSVIYIAMAISHEH
- a CDS encoding ATP synthase F0 subunit C, producing MKKLLLVLGLLALALSHSGVAAAAAEAGESGVVAKAGLAIAAGLAIGLGAFGAALGQGRMAAAAMESIGRNPNAADRIQLPMILGLAFIEALALYAFVIAFFLQGK